Proteins from one Thermodesulfobacteriota bacterium genomic window:
- a CDS encoding CarD family transcriptional regulator: protein MFKVGKKAVYPAHGVVQVQAVESKEICGTKKDFYILQVIDSDVTVMVPTDNAESVGLRPVISKTQITRIYKILKNKSKDGEHQNGHQSWNKRYREYSDKLKSGDIFEVANVLKDINLLQNDKDLSFGEKRIMDSALSLLVKEISIAKNLKEEAVTKEIDKILTTAV from the coding sequence ATGTTCAAAGTAGGTAAAAAAGCGGTATACCCTGCGCACGGGGTTGTTCAAGTTCAGGCTGTCGAATCAAAAGAAATCTGTGGTACTAAAAAGGATTTTTATATACTTCAGGTCATAGATAGCGATGTAACTGTGATGGTGCCAACAGACAACGCTGAGAGTGTCGGTTTAAGACCTGTAATATCCAAAACACAAATAACCCGAATATATAAAATACTTAAGAACAAGAGCAAAGATGGTGAGCACCAAAACGGCCATCAGAGCTGGAATAAGCGCTACCGCGAATATTCAGACAAACTTAAGAGCGGAGACATTTTTGAAGTCGCAAACGTTCTAAAAGACATCAATCTTCTCCAAAATGATAAAGATCTTTCTTTTGGAGAGAAAAGAATAATGGATTCAGCTCTTTCTCTGCTTGTAAAAGAAATATCTATTGCTAAAAACTTAAAAGAAGAAGCAGTAACAAAAGAAATAGACAAGATATTAACAACCGCAGTTTGA
- a CDS encoding DUF58 domain-containing protein, with the protein MSESLLDIETALRLKRFNFRTSSKVSGYKSGIHKSTYTGISPDFSEHKQYNRGDELKQIDWRLYGRHDRLYVKKYEDEVNMRWCILIDKSASMDYGHGSDNKFGYAKKLAATLSYLLLKQGDAVGLIAFSETGVEQIPPKSGSHFITPILDKLSNLTSSGKTVLEDPVLDALETYRSDASFVIISDFLIETELIEKSITLCRNSSKELSLFHVLHPDETDFDFKGSIEFEDLETSTKVIVDADSLRHTYIKRIGEFIAKLKDICHENESRYVLSPTNQSIERSLIQIADK; encoded by the coding sequence ATGTCAGAAAGCCTTTTAGACATAGAAACAGCCCTAAGACTAAAACGATTTAACTTTCGTACATCATCTAAAGTAAGCGGATACAAATCCGGAATTCATAAGAGCACTTATACTGGTATAAGCCCTGATTTCTCAGAGCACAAACAATACAATAGAGGTGATGAGCTTAAACAAATAGATTGGCGCCTATATGGTAGACATGACCGCCTTTATGTAAAGAAGTATGAGGATGAGGTAAATATGCGCTGGTGTATATTGATAGACAAAAGCGCATCAATGGATTACGGCCATGGCAGTGATAACAAATTTGGGTACGCAAAAAAACTTGCCGCAACTCTATCATACCTTCTTCTAAAACAAGGCGATGCAGTTGGGCTAATTGCATTCTCTGAAACAGGCGTAGAGCAAATACCACCAAAGTCAGGAAGCCATTTTATAACTCCTATACTAGACAAATTATCGAATCTTACATCATCTGGGAAAACGGTCCTTGAAGACCCGGTGCTAGATGCCCTTGAAACATATCGATCAGACGCCTCATTTGTTATTATCTCAGATTTTCTGATCGAGACAGAACTGATTGAAAAATCCATCACACTATGTAGAAATTCTAGTAAAGAGTTATCACTCTTCCATGTCCTTCATCCAGATGAAACAGATTTTGATTTCAAAGGATCAATAGAATTTGAGGATTTAGAGACTAGTACAAAAGTGATTGTAGATGCAGATTCACTAAGACATACTTATATTAAAAGAATAGGGGAATTTATTGCAAAGTTAAAAGATATCTGCCATGAAAATGAGTCTAGATATGTACTTTCACCTACCAACCAAAGTATTGAAAGATCCCTTATTCAAATTGCAGATAAATAG